The following is a genomic window from Micromonospora cathayae.
TGTTCTTCGAGAACGGATATGCCGGCCTCGACTACTTCGGCCAGTGGTTCTCCGACCTCGCCGACCTCGACGCGTCGCCGGAGACGCGCGGTGCCGCCCGTGCCGCCACCTTCACGACGGAGGCAGCGGCAATCCACGAAGTCGGCCGGATCTGGGCGAATTCCGGCATCGTCGACCCGAGCGACCAGTACCACGTCTTCTTCGACTCGCATGACGTCGACCGTGACCGCGCCGAACGAGCCGAACTCCTCCAGCTGATCGCCTTCCTCGGGCTCGAACGCGTCGACGCCCCGGCCGGGGCCGCCGGGGGCGAAGTCTGGGTGCGTGCCGACCCGCGCCTCGACGCCGAGTATGAGCGGTGGTCGTGAACAGACGCATGAGAGACGTCGTTTTCACCCGGAGCGGCAACGGCTGGATCCCGGACGTGATCCGCGAGGACGGCGAACTGAAACTGATGCTCGCCGCCGGGGCCGACGCCAACCATGAGCCCCGCACGTTCACGTTCCCGATCGGGGACGCCCATCTTGCGGTGATCCGGGAGGACCTGGCTCGACACCTGCTGCTGTGGAGTGCGGTCCTTCCGCTGTGCGATGACGCCGGAACCCGGGGCCGGCTCGACGAGAACGCTGCCGTCGCGCTCCTGGACCCGGTCCTGCTCTCCTCGCCCGCGGACGTCGACGCGCTCTTCCGGCGCATCCGGTGGGACCGGAACCGGCTCGTCGCCCATGGTGCCGACATCGATCTGCTTGAGCGCGGTCAGGTCTGCGCGGCGATGCGTGCGGCGACGGAGGGGGCGGACGAGAAACGTGCTCAGGAGTACCACGCGGACCGCCGTCGCGCCGAGCGCGAGGTGGTTCTCGGGCCCCTCGACGCTGGGATCCTGAGGTACACCGGCCAGTATCTGCATGGCGCGACCATTCCCAGGCGGCTGCCCGACGCCGTCGACCCCGCACTGCTGCCCCAGGTCCTGCGCGTGATCGCCACCGCGGAGCAGGCGTGCGCCGGGATGCGGATCGGCCTCGATCCTCGGCGCGGGAACCGGGCCACCGACAAGCGTGACTGGGATCGGATGGCGGCGACGGTCGACGCGGCCGTGCGCCACGCACACCCCGAACTCGTCGACGACGCGGTGCGTACGGTGAGCTTCCTGATGTGCTCGGAGGCTGTGGACCGCTCCCGGAGCATGCCCGTGGACGACGCCGAGGAGACTGCCGACGACCACGCCGGCCCCGGCGCGGGTTCGGGAAAGACGGCCCTGTCGTTCACCGATG
Proteins encoded in this region:
- a CDS encoding DUF6357 family protein, giving the protein MARPYSPGPKPFVFTVGDGNDQQVSVGDPQAAYEAFAAFFRGRESDTYAIEDEAAGQKLVLMPRLGVISRIKDGDQSRSEHLKVERANRYLTGAMLFFENGYAGLDYFGQWFSDLADLDASPETRGAARAATFTTEAAAIHEVGRIWANSGIVDPSDQYHVFFDSHDVDRDRAERAELLQLIAFLGLERVDAPAGAAGGEVWVRADPRLDAEYERWS
- a CDS encoding DUF6357 family protein, translated to MNRRMRDVVFTRSGNGWIPDVIREDGELKLMLAAGADANHEPRTFTFPIGDAHLAVIREDLARHLLLWSAVLPLCDDAGTRGRLDENAAVALLDPVLLSSPADVDALFRRIRWDRNRLVAHGADIDLLERGQVCAAMRAATEGADEKRAQEYHADRRRAEREVVLGPLDAGILRYTGQYLHGATIPRRLPDAVDPALLPQVLRVIATAEQACAGMRIGLDPRRGNRATDKRDWDRMAATVDAAVRHAHPELVDDAVRTVSFLMCSEAVDRSRSMPVDDAEETADDHAGPGAGSGKTALSFTDDKGGEKKWLRDGSRTASAVFWEFVADRSAADNEVFTIEDEELGEGIQLHFYADSIARITTVRPGEAGSDPQYQVEYSLVDGIGGYRNLVSAFVRGGCAALEQHGPWMSDVAEFERARRRRDAR